AATACTCTGGCATTCCTCTAGCTTATTCTTTGGTATCTTAGCTTCTAACAATGAATCTGGATTTTCGGGGTCGTAATTTATCGCTAGTATTTCATCTAAATCCTGCTTCCAGATATTAATTTCTCCTCGGAGAGTTTCAATCTTTGTCACTAGATTTTTCATTTCTTGAAATAGTGTGGCTATTTCACTGTCATGCTGAGAAATACCCCGCTGCGCTGACCAATCATTAATAAATTCCTGTCCTTTAGCGATCGCTGCCTCTCTCCACTGCTCCATCTGGTCTTCCAGCAAAAGCGAGTGAACATTCTCTGACACTCGTTCATGACTGCCAATCCGCACCAAATTGAGGTTAGAATTTTGCGCTTTAATCCGTTCTAGTGCATTATCTAGTGCTACATGAGTTTGAGAACTGAGTAAAATTCTAGCCTCAGGGTTTTGTTTAAGGGTTTGCAGAACAACTTCTGTAATAAATGTTGTTTTTCCTGTCCCTGGTGGTCCTTGGACAATCAAGAAGTCTTCTGTCGTTAGCGCCGCTTTAACAACTTGTTGTTGAGAGGGATTTAGAGATTGAATAAACTGAATATCCTTATTAACATCAGGAATACGGACTTCTTGAGAGTTGATAAGTAATTGGCGAATGTCAGAGCGGACTGCACGGTCAAATCGAACAGCATCTAGGGCATTTTTCTGTCGATTTAGGGCAACTTCAGCAGCACGGCTATCAAAGCGTAGCTCACCGCTTTTTGGAAGTCGCTCTGGTTCTCCAGACCTGACATAAAGAACTAATTCGTCGCCTCTGACTTCCTCAACATCTCCCCCTAGATAGCTATATCCTTGTATGTTGGTCACATGGCGAGGTTGTCCAGCAAGATCGTCTTCTGGGAGTTCTGCTAGTTGAAAGATAACGCGGTTACCATCGCGAGTAAAGCTTGTATATTGAAGCGGTTTCTCTCGGTTTCTTTCCCAATCTGTCTTAGCTTTGAGAATATCCCACCAAATACGGAATAACCGTTGCTTTTCTTCTTCTGCCTTTGTCTGTCGGAGATTTGCTTCATGTTCTTCTATAGCCAGTTGAAGCTCTCTGATAACCTCCTCGGCTTCCCATCTATTCAGCGGTTTTCCAAATTTGAATTCATAGAGTGGAATCCATGCACGTTCTCTATTTTGTTCTAGTATTGCACTAGAAAAATCTTGGGCGTTGATAATGACTAGGTAATCTCGCTCAACAACTACATGATATCTGTAGGAAAATCCAAATATAGAGTAATGACCTTCAGAAGACTCGTCAGCCCTATTGGCTGCACTAGATTTCTTTAAAGGTGAGATTCCACATCCACTATTCAAATCCTCTAAAATAATCTTTTGAATTTCATCTTGAGGCGCATCAAGTACAGTCCGAAGATTGGTCAAAGCATTGTTAGTAAGTTGCAGGTAGCAAGGGCGTTTCGGAGTTAACCATTGTTGCGATCGCTGCCCTTGGATAGCATTCAGTTCAGCTAGTAGCACTTCGGCATTATGGTAGCGCTCTGCTGGATCGAGGGAAACAGCACGCTCGATGACTTCAAGAATTTGAGTGGGTGCATCAAAGGCATCGAGTGCTTGGGTGATGCTATCGTAATCGACAAGCTTTACTTGTGTCAGGCACTTGAGTACCAAGACACCGAAACTGAAGACATCACGGGTGTAAGAATAAGAGCCATCATCAGCCTCTGGTGGTGTGAAGGGGCGAGATACAAACTCCCTAAGAGTAACACTAGGACGCAAATAACTCCTGAGCTTAGATATGCCAAAGTCAGCGAGTTTTACCTTACCAGCACTGCCAACTAAAATATTGCTGGGCTTGATATCGCGGTGGATGTAGTTGCGATTATGGGAGAAGGCAAGAGCCTCTAGTATCGGAAGAGCTACCGCTTTCCAGAATGAATCCCATCCATCTGGTGGTGATTCTAAAAGAAGTGCTTCTAAATCTTTCTCCATCCACTCAAGGACAACAAAGTATTCACCCGTACTTTCATCCTTGCCTGAATCGAGAAGTTCCACGATGCCGGAATGCTTCAATTCTTTAAGGGCTTGGGTTTCACGTCTGAAGGACTCAGCTAGAATATCCGCTTCAATCTGTCCGTGTTTAAAGACTTTGACAGCAACCAGCCGTTCTTCGAGATCGTAGTCTCTTGCGCGATAGACATCAGCCATCCCGCCTGCACGCGGGTTGGGGGATAGAGCATAGCGATCGTTGATGAAGCGAACTGGCATAACTTAGCTACCCCTAGAAGATTTCTGTTCATTTGTAACACAGCCCCCAGTTAGGCATGGTTTTCAGCGATTTGCTCTGGTAGTGAAATGAAAAACCCATCCTAAAACTTAGCTTTTTGGGCGCATTCACAAGTTATTTCACATCTAGAGTGCGCCCATGTCTGTCTTCCCTCTCGATACGCTTCCCCTTCCCGTAGTTCAAGTCATTCAGGACTATTTGGCTATCGGTTACAAGCTAACAAGCTGTCTCGGACCAAAACCACCTAAGCCAGAATATCAGCCCTGTGAGGGAATGCTGTATATTGCTTCTCTAGAGCGAGATATGGAACCCCCTGATGAAGCTCAATGGGCAGCCCCTCACGACCAATGGCAACCTGTGGATATAGATAAACTCAAAGCCTGTCGGGAGTTTTTGGCATGGATAGCCACCACACATTCAGATGCTGATAGCGAGCAGGTCATACAGTTAGTTGAGCGAGAGGGCGCAGCTATGTGGGCGCGATTTCGCCAACGTCCGGTCAATCACGGACTCCTTCGCCTCACAATTGATGAGTCGGGAAGCGTGCGAGAACGCTACGTCAGTTCCACTTGCTATAGCACTCGATTTCCAACTCCATCATCACTTCCTCGTGTAGAAATTCCCAAATTAGAAGCGAGACAAACACCTCCAGGACAACCAACGGTCACAGACTTGTTAGAGCTTCATGATGTGATTCGCGTCTGTGACTGGCCAAAAGGATTCTACGGCCTGGTTGTGGAGATTACAGAATACAAACGCAAAGACCTTGAGTTTTTCGACATTGGTTACGTCAGTACGGGAGCCGATTTTATTCCTAACAGCCGACCGAATCGACGGGGTGAGTATCGCAACAAACAACTACTTCGTAAAATTGTTGCGGTGGATGGGCAGCTAAGGTTCGTCTATCCTCCTGCTTTTGCCAAAGAATCAACCATTGAGATTGTGGCTAGACGTGTGAGAAATCGTCAACTTAAACTGTTTTAGCTTTCGCTTGGGGTGAAGTAAAAATCAACCCCCAATAATGCTAAATCTTTCTCAACAATCCCTCTCCCTCCTCGAAACTAACCCAACTCTATTCCAGCGCCTGCACATCGAACAAAAAGAATCACCCTCAAATCCAGAAACTCGACACTCTCAAGAAGTTGGGAACCACTTTCATCTCTTAATGAAGCAACTATTAATGGGCTTACCTGTAGAGCCTTTGCTTAATGCCTATCCGCAAATGCAACGCTGGATTAGTGGCTTACAGCTAGCAGCACCGGAAATATTCTCTGACGAACCTGACACTTTTAAAGAGTGTGACCATCAATGCACTCTGATGTGTGAAGGACATTTGTTAAGTGTAGTCTATAATCTGCTACTTGCTGATGATAATCAAGCTCAGATTATCGAGTGGACAACTGCAACTCTACCTAATAGCTCTCTGCAATTAGAAAATGATTGGAAAACACGCCTTTACCTTTACGTGTTGGCAGAAAACAGCGATTACCTACCCGAAGAAATTTCGTTTACTTATTGGTTTGTACAGTTCGATAGAGAGCCAGTTAGTTTTAGGTTTGAATATGATGAGTCTTTGCATCGAATGACACGCTCGTGTCTCACCGCCCTGCTTAACAAGTTGAACGAATGGCTAAAGGCTTACCAGCAAGAAGGGAAGCCTTTTCCACTTCCGAAAATAATCAAACCCTACAACCAACCTCCAAAAAGAGAAGAACTGCTCAATTTAGATGATATTGAGGAAGTACGATTGTGAGGTAGAGCGAGGGGTTTTCACCATAGCTTTGTCAGGAAGATAGTTAATGAATCCTAACCCAGACTTTAATTCCAATAATATTTCTAAATGTAGTGAGAAACTTGAGTTAATTTTAGAAGCCTACGGCAGTGATGTATTCTTTGAAGCTATCACTGAGCTGTTGAACTTTCACCCGCTCACTGCACCCCCAACTTCTAGCTCAAAATCTTGGATAATTCTCCTGCTGCCTTCATATTGCAATCCCGATTCTCTTAGCGACACGCACAATTTAACTTTGACAAGTGTTTCAAATCTCGAATAATCAGCGATAAACTCTTGCCAGCTAGCCTTGATCCAGGTATCAAACGCTAAGTTTTGTATTGAATTTACTGCGAACATCGCTCAACTTAGTAATCGCTTTGGAAATAGCCGTTTCTTGAACCATAGAGGATACAATTGCTAACAAAACTAACAGAAAATTGCCGCCGTTGTTTGGGTGAAAACATTTCCCATCACAACCCTCATGCCGATATTTATCTATTGCGGCGATGATAACTATGCCATTCATCGTAGCGCTCTTACCTTGCGTTCCCGCACCGTAGAGCCAGAATGGTTAGCCTTCAATTACTCTGTGTATTCTCACGACAACCTCAATGCTGCCCTTGAAGCACTGGAAGCCGCATTAAGCCCTCCCTTGGGCGGCTCATTGAGAATGGTATGGCTAGCCAATACAACCCTCCTCTCACAATACCCTCCTCCCCTGTTAGAAAAGCTTCAACAGACAATAGAGAAACTACCCAGCACAACAGTGCTACTGCTGACTTGCGCCAAAGTTGACCGACGACTCAAGTCCAGCCAACTCCTACTAGCTCACGCTCGGATACAAGAATTCTCCCTCATCCCCAGTTGGCGCACAGAAGATTTATGGCAGCGGGTATTAGATGTAGCCGCTCAAGTGGGGGTGCAGCTCACGCCTTCTGCTGTCTCTGTCCTCACAGAAGCCGTCAGCAATGACACAAGAGCGTTGTACGCCGAACTGGAAAAACTCAAGACTTATGCAGCACAAAGCGAGCAGCCTTTGGGAGAGAAGGTTGTCAGAGAGTTGGTAACTAGCAACACTACCACCAGTTTGCAACTAGCCGATGCGATTCGCACTGGCAAGACTTCACAAGCTCTCACTCTGCTCAACGATTTATTCAATCGTAATGAGCCAGCTTTGAAGATTGTCGCCACCCTAGTAACGCAGTTCCGGACTTGGTTGTGGGTGAAGCTAATGGTAGTGGAGGGGGAAAGGGATATAAACGCTATTGCTACAGCAGCTAGTGTAGGCAATCCTAAACGAGTTTACATCCTGCAAAAAGAAGTCAGACCTCTATCGCTGAAAAATCTCCAACACACCTTGCCTTTTCTACTAGAGTTAGAAGCCGCATTAAAGCAGGGTAATCCCGAACTAATGACCTTACAGACCCGGATTATTGTACTCTCCCAACTGTACGCGAAGGGTTGAGAGGAAGAGAGGATTTCAAGTTAATTAAATTTGATTAAAAAGCTGCCAACGTGCGAGGGGTGAAGTCATTCTCACCCCTTGATTAATGAACAGCTTTCTGACTAACAGCACTAATCCTTTTACTACAAAAAACTCTAAATTCTATCAACTAAGAGATTATCAACAATCTCTCGTTCAAGACATCTTTACTGCCTGGGATTCAGGATATCAAAGTGTTCTCGCCATCCTCCCAACGGCAGGCGGGAAAACAATCTGCTTTGTTGAAGTTGCCTCCACCTTCCTCGCCAAAAACCAACCCGTCTTAGTCATCGCTCATTTAGAAGAACTAATTACCCAAGCTGCCGATAAGTTAGCGATGCTAGGAGTAAGAGTTGGTATCATCAAAGCGGGTTATGAAGCTGACCCAGACGCCCTGATTCAAGTGGCTTCTATTCAAACTCTGGTACGTCGAGAACTGCCTTCCTCAGCACTGGTAATTTTTGATGAGGCGCACCACTGTGCTAGCAGAACCTATAGTGAGATTATGCTGCACTACAGGGAGACAGGAGCGAAGATTCTCGGTGTCACTGCCACTCCCAACCGACCGGATGGGCGAGGGTTGCGATCGCTAGACAAAGGTGTTCCTGGATTCGATAGTTTAGTTAGCGGTCCCTCCTCTGGGCAACTCATCGAGAAGGGGTATTTGTGTCGTTTCTCAATCTACGCCGCCTCCCAACTCCTTGATGCCCAGCAAGCAGGTATCGAAACGACAGATGGAGACTACGATACCGAACAATTAACTGAATACGTCAAAAAGACCTTGGTATTGGGCGATGTCGTTGCCACCTGGAAGAAACACGCCTTTGGGTTGCGTACTGTAGTTTTTGCCGTCTCCGTACCTCACGCTAAGGAATTAGCGATCGCTTTTTGTGACGCCGGAATTGCAGCAGAAGAAGTCAACGGCAAGACACCGCCAGAAACTAGACGTACCATCCTCTCCCGATTCGCCAGAGGAGAAACGTTGGTACTGTGCCAGCATTCGCTGCTAATCGAGGGGGTGGATGTCCCAGGCATTCAATGCGTCCAATTCTGTCGCCCTACTCAGAGTCTCATTGTTTGGTTGCAGGCGATCGGACGAGCGCTGCGTCCTGCCCCTGGCAAAGAATTAGCGCTCGTGCTCGACCACACGCACAATCACACTACATTGCCTTGGCCCGATTCGGAAATTGCCTGGAGTTTAGAACCAGCTCAAATCAAGCCTGACAAAAATACGCATACTTGCAGTGAATGCAACCATGTCTTTCGCCCTACCAGCTCTGAATGGAACAGTGGTAGCGCTCATTGCCCAGCCTGTGGTGCAACACTCAGCTTACCAGAACGGCAATTCAATCAACAGCCAGAGACAGTTGAACAAGAAGCTGACGCAGAAGAGAAGGTTGAAACTAAGCGTCAAAATCTCATTGAAGTTTTGCCCGCTAACTTTACTCAAGTCTCTCCCCTACCTGACTCCAAGAAAATGAAGCAGGTGTATCGACTGCTAAAAATTCAGCAAGAGTGCGGGTACAAAAAAGGTTGGCTGCTTTATCGGTTGCAAGAAATGGAAAACGAGCTGCAACTGGGACTAACTGAATGGCAAGAAGTGGGAAAACTCCTCGATTACAATCCCAAGTGGGCTTTAATGCGTTGGAAAGAATTCGCTTTGCGGCAAGGAAATAACTGATTAGTTAATTGTGAAAAGACGGCTCCTGCATGGGGTGAAAACTGAAAATAAAACTAGCAAAAATGACCAGTTCTTTCACCCTAATTTCGGGGCTAATCGGTGGCGAACCCGAATTTGCTGACTACAACAACAATCGCAAAGCTACACTTTCAATTTACACAAATCGTCCCTACAAAAATGCTCAAGGTGAATACGACACAGACATTCATAACGTGCAAGCTTGGGGTCGCACAGCCGCTTATCTTGCCGAATTGCAATCAATCCACGGCAGTTTGAAGGGAATGGTGGCGATGGTTTCCGGTCACATGGAATCTTACAAAAACGGGGAAGGGCAGAAGTTCTGGACGCTCAAAGCCGAACGGATTGTCATCTCTCCAAGACCGAGCAAAACCAATGGTAACGGAGACGATGGGTTGCCCTTTTAAATCAACCTGATTGAGGTTGGGGGTGGAACTTTCTGGAATGGGGGGATGGATGAATTTGGCTCTACGCTCTCCCTATCTTCCCACCTCCCTATCTCAGCTAATACGCACACCGTTAACCTTCAGTATTGCC
Above is a window of Allocoleopsis franciscana PCC 7113 DNA encoding:
- a CDS encoding serine/threonine-protein kinase, which gives rise to MPVRFINDRYALSPNPRAGGMADVYRARDYDLEERLVAVKVFKHGQIEADILAESFRRETQALKELKHSGIVELLDSGKDESTGEYFVVLEWMEKDLEALLLESPPDGWDSFWKAVALPILEALAFSHNRNYIHRDIKPSNILVGSAGKVKLADFGISKLRSYLRPSVTLREFVSRPFTPPEADDGSYSYTRDVFSFGVLVLKCLTQVKLVDYDSITQALDAFDAPTQILEVIERAVSLDPAERYHNAEVLLAELNAIQGQRSQQWLTPKRPCYLQLTNNALTNLRTVLDAPQDEIQKIILEDLNSGCGISPLKKSSAANRADESSEGHYSIFGFSYRYHVVVERDYLVIINAQDFSSAILEQNRERAWIPLYEFKFGKPLNRWEAEEVIRELQLAIEEHEANLRQTKAEEEKQRLFRIWWDILKAKTDWERNREKPLQYTSFTRDGNRVIFQLAELPEDDLAGQPRHVTNIQGYSYLGGDVEEVRGDELVLYVRSGEPERLPKSGELRFDSRAAEVALNRQKNALDAVRFDRAVRSDIRQLLINSQEVRIPDVNKDIQFIQSLNPSQQQVVKAALTTEDFLIVQGPPGTGKTTFITEVVLQTLKQNPEARILLSSQTHVALDNALERIKAQNSNLNLVRIGSHERVSENVHSLLLEDQMEQWREAAIAKGQEFINDWSAQRGISQHDSEIATLFQEMKNLVTKIETLRGEINIWKQDLDEILAINYDPENPDSLLEAKIPKNKLEECQSIESEISLLRKQLKEAREQQKEKAKRLKELTGIATNKLLRLSTEEIEERINQLIDPNSPESKMLQRLLSIQAEWFEQFGRDERFNTPLIKRSQVIAGTCIGIPRDIQDIEFDLCIIDEASKATATEVLVPIARSHRWILVGDPKQLPPFQDEASRNADFLSKYDLEPDDIRETLFDYLLRTLPDGCCKMLTIQHRMVAPIGNLISECFYDGKLKSARDDVDKNLLQVLPQPVTWLTTAKLPNCREQSANSSFNNPCEAKVIVELLNQLNRMAVEAQKNYSIAVLTGYAAQLKLLNRRLASLLNNWQALKVECNTVDAFQGREADIAVYSVTRSNKEGKVGFLRDSERMNVALSRGKVGLVIVGDHYFCRTLSQDNPLHRVLEYVEHHEKNCVLKEASR
- a CDS encoding PD-(D/E)XK nuclease family protein; protein product: MLNLSQQSLSLLETNPTLFQRLHIEQKESPSNPETRHSQEVGNHFHLLMKQLLMGLPVEPLLNAYPQMQRWISGLQLAAPEIFSDEPDTFKECDHQCTLMCEGHLLSVVYNLLLADDNQAQIIEWTTATLPNSSLQLENDWKTRLYLYVLAENSDYLPEEISFTYWFVQFDREPVSFRFEYDESLHRMTRSCLTALLNKLNEWLKAYQQEGKPFPLPKIIKPYNQPPKREELLNLDDIEEVRL
- the holA gene encoding DNA polymerase III subunit delta; protein product: MPIFIYCGDDNYAIHRSALTLRSRTVEPEWLAFNYSVYSHDNLNAALEALEAALSPPLGGSLRMVWLANTTLLSQYPPPLLEKLQQTIEKLPSTTVLLLTCAKVDRRLKSSQLLLAHARIQEFSLIPSWRTEDLWQRVLDVAAQVGVQLTPSAVSVLTEAVSNDTRALYAELEKLKTYAAQSEQPLGEKVVRELVTSNTTTSLQLADAIRTGKTSQALTLLNDLFNRNEPALKIVATLVTQFRTWLWVKLMVVEGERDINAIATAASVGNPKRVYILQKEVRPLSLKNLQHTLPFLLELEAALKQGNPELMTLQTRIIVLSQLYAKG
- a CDS encoding DEAD/DEAH box helicase; amino-acid sequence: MNSFLTNSTNPFTTKNSKFYQLRDYQQSLVQDIFTAWDSGYQSVLAILPTAGGKTICFVEVASTFLAKNQPVLVIAHLEELITQAADKLAMLGVRVGIIKAGYEADPDALIQVASIQTLVRRELPSSALVIFDEAHHCASRTYSEIMLHYRETGAKILGVTATPNRPDGRGLRSLDKGVPGFDSLVSGPSSGQLIEKGYLCRFSIYAASQLLDAQQAGIETTDGDYDTEQLTEYVKKTLVLGDVVATWKKHAFGLRTVVFAVSVPHAKELAIAFCDAGIAAEEVNGKTPPETRRTILSRFARGETLVLCQHSLLIEGVDVPGIQCVQFCRPTQSLIVWLQAIGRALRPAPGKELALVLDHTHNHTTLPWPDSEIAWSLEPAQIKPDKNTHTCSECNHVFRPTSSEWNSGSAHCPACGATLSLPERQFNQQPETVEQEADAEEKVETKRQNLIEVLPANFTQVSPLPDSKKMKQVYRLLKIQQECGYKKGWLLYRLQEMENELQLGLTEWQEVGKLLDYNPKWALMRWKEFALRQGNN
- a CDS encoding single-stranded DNA-binding protein, which translates into the protein MTSSFTLISGLIGGEPEFADYNNNRKATLSIYTNRPYKNAQGEYDTDIHNVQAWGRTAAYLAELQSIHGSLKGMVAMVSGHMESYKNGEGQKFWTLKAERIVISPRPSKTNGNGDDGLPF